From Actinomyces slackii, a single genomic window includes:
- a CDS encoding serine/threonine-protein kinase, with product MTTEFPPPETAAPEPDPGSRPHLADTLSTPYTIAGVQLHSVLGRGGFATVYAGIQGSLERPVAVKIDSRPLDDPRNKRRFMREVQAASRIAGHPHVVSLIDTGVLPDARPYLIMELCSGGSLADLVAKGPTEPADAVALVTAACSGLAAAHAAGVMHRDIKPANILLDAYGSPRLSDFGIASVEREGQDPTVTLECLTPDFAPPEAFMLSRPGPQGDVWSMGAVLFALLTGRGPRRGPDGVARSLPEIVRCLEDPLDLRDPQVPAAVLPLLEQAMAPEPEDRFASGRELASALYQVRGQLGAGRLTVSGPLASLRLAEAGPAASAASAGSGKSRMRSAGSSRRRTRRGVKRWPAALAGLAAGLALGAVGGWETAAIMLPRISPAHAASPGATSSASSVSPVSPASSQQSPAPSQGPANTPPAEVGACLSGIVSVSGVSSAREVDCSEPHHWEVFAVGTLAESTSGFTDADLAADPNVQDVCTAEAAGARGGSDPEITVLGPSEVEWRTTSNRGFSCAVATS from the coding sequence GTGACCACCGAGTTCCCCCCGCCCGAGACGGCTGCGCCCGAGCCGGATCCCGGCTCGCGCCCCCATCTGGCCGACACCCTGTCCACCCCTTACACGATCGCCGGGGTCCAGCTCCACAGCGTGCTGGGGCGGGGAGGATTCGCCACGGTCTACGCCGGCATCCAGGGCTCACTGGAGCGCCCGGTCGCGGTCAAGATCGACTCGCGCCCCCTGGACGACCCGCGCAACAAGCGGCGCTTCATGCGGGAGGTCCAGGCCGCCTCCCGGATCGCCGGGCACCCGCACGTGGTCTCGCTCATCGACACCGGCGTGCTGCCGGACGCCCGGCCCTACCTGATCATGGAGCTGTGCTCGGGCGGGAGCCTGGCGGACCTGGTCGCCAAGGGCCCCACTGAGCCGGCGGATGCCGTGGCCCTGGTGACCGCCGCCTGCTCGGGACTGGCGGCGGCGCATGCGGCAGGGGTCATGCACCGCGACATCAAGCCGGCCAACATTCTCCTGGACGCCTACGGCTCCCCGCGCCTGTCGGACTTCGGCATCGCCTCGGTCGAGCGCGAGGGCCAGGACCCCACGGTCACCCTGGAGTGCCTGACCCCGGACTTCGCCCCGCCGGAGGCCTTCATGCTCTCCCGCCCGGGCCCGCAGGGCGATGTGTGGTCCATGGGGGCGGTGCTCTTCGCCCTGCTGACCGGCCGCGGTCCCCGGCGCGGCCCGGACGGGGTGGCTCGCAGCCTGCCGGAGATCGTGCGCTGCCTGGAGGATCCCCTGGACCTGAGGGATCCCCAGGTGCCTGCCGCTGTGCTGCCCCTGCTGGAGCAGGCCATGGCCCCTGAGCCCGAGGACCGCTTCGCCTCGGGCCGCGAGCTGGCCTCAGCCCTGTACCAGGTGCGCGGCCAGCTCGGGGCGGGCCGGCTGACGGTCAGCGGCCCGCTGGCCTCCCTGCGCCTGGCGGAGGCGGGGCCCGCTGCCTCGGCGGCCAGCGCGGGCTCGGGCAAGAGCCGGATGCGCTCGGCGGGCTCGTCCAGGCGCCGCACCAGGCGCGGCGTCAAGCGGTGGCCCGCGGCCCTGGCCGGCCTGGCGGCGGGCCTGGCGCTGGGGGCCGTCGGGGGCTGGGAGACGGCTGCGATCATGCTGCCGAGGATCTCTCCGGCGCATGCGGCCAGTCCCGGGGCGACCAGCAGCGCCAGCAGCGTCTCCCCCGTCTCCCCCGCCTCCTCGCAGCAGTCCCCTGCCCCATCACAGGGCCCGGCCAATACGCCGCCTGCCGAGGTGGGGGCGTGCCTGTCGGGGATCGTGTCCGTCTCGGGGGTCTCCAGCGCCCGCGAGGTGGACTGCTCCGAGCCCCACCACTGGGAGGTGTTCGCCGTGGGCACGCTGGCGGAGTCCACCTCCGGATTCACCGATGCCGACCTGGCGGCCGACCCCAATGTCCAGGACGTCTGCACCGCTGAGGCGGCCGGCGCCCGTGGCGGGTCCGATCCCGAGATCACCGTGCTGGGCCCCAGTGAGGTGGAGTGGAGGACGACGTCGAACCGCGGGTTCTCCTGCGCCGTCGCCACCTCCTGA
- the hisH gene encoding imidazole glycerol phosphate synthase subunit HisH, translated as MNSPRVVVLAYGSGNVRSAVRALERVGAQVTLSADPDEVAQAHGLVVPGVGAFEAVMTQLRAVDAPRLIERRLAGGRPVLGICVGMQVMFESSQEHGASSPGLGQWPGTVRRLRAPVVPHMGWSTVRPGAGSVLFDGVADERFYFVHSYAATVDPATLLGPGPTTQPLATWATHGEDFLAAVENGALSATQFHPEKSGDAGAALLRNWLTTL; from the coding sequence GTGAACTCCCCCCGCGTCGTCGTCCTTGCCTACGGCTCAGGCAATGTCCGCTCTGCGGTGCGTGCCCTGGAGCGCGTCGGAGCCCAGGTGACCCTGAGCGCCGATCCCGATGAGGTCGCCCAGGCCCACGGCCTGGTGGTGCCCGGGGTTGGCGCCTTCGAGGCGGTGATGACGCAGCTGCGGGCGGTGGACGCCCCCCGCCTCATCGAGCGCCGCCTGGCGGGCGGGCGCCCTGTTCTGGGCATCTGCGTGGGCATGCAGGTCATGTTCGAGTCCTCCCAGGAGCACGGCGCCTCCTCCCCGGGCCTGGGGCAGTGGCCCGGGACGGTACGGCGCCTGCGCGCCCCGGTCGTGCCGCATATGGGCTGGTCCACCGTGCGCCCCGGGGCCGGATCGGTCCTGTTCGACGGCGTGGCCGATGAGCGCTTCTACTTCGTCCACTCCTATGCCGCCACCGTGGACCCCGCCACGTTGCTGGGCCCCGGCCCCACGACGCAGCCCCTGGCCACCTGGGCCACCCACGGCGAGGACTTCCTGGCGGCGGTGGAGAACGGCGCCCTGAGCGCCACCCAGTTCCACCCCGAGAAATCCGGCGACGCGGGGGCCGCGCTCCTGCGCAACTGGCTGACCACCCTGTGA
- the priA gene encoding bifunctional 1-(5-phosphoribosyl)-5-((5-phosphoribosylamino)methylideneamino)imidazole-4-carboxamide isomerase/phosphoribosylanthranilate isomerase PriA, with translation MLTLLPAVDVSDGKAVRLLKGEAGSETDYGSPVDAARDWAQAGAQWIHLVDLDAAFGRGSNAELLARIVGEVGVKVELSGGIRDDASLARALSAGAERVNLGTAALEDPAWTERVIAEHGERIAVGLDVRGTTLAARGWTREGGDLWETLERLDEAGCARYVVTDVNRDGTLTGPNTELLTQVCQRTEAPVVASGGIAHLDDLVALRGLVPLGVEGAIIGKALYHGNFTLAQALEVAGQDPDPLASGLR, from the coding sequence ATGCTCACACTCCTGCCCGCCGTCGATGTCTCCGACGGCAAGGCCGTCCGCCTCCTGAAGGGCGAGGCCGGCTCCGAGACCGATTACGGCAGTCCTGTGGACGCCGCCCGCGACTGGGCGCAGGCCGGTGCCCAGTGGATCCACCTGGTGGATCTCGACGCGGCCTTCGGGCGCGGCTCCAATGCCGAGCTGCTGGCGCGCATCGTGGGGGAGGTCGGCGTCAAGGTCGAGCTCTCCGGGGGCATCCGCGACGACGCCTCCCTGGCGCGGGCCCTGAGTGCCGGGGCCGAGCGCGTCAACCTGGGCACCGCCGCCCTGGAGGATCCCGCCTGGACCGAGCGGGTCATCGCCGAGCACGGCGAGCGCATCGCCGTGGGGCTCGATGTGCGCGGCACCACCCTGGCGGCCAGGGGCTGGACCCGAGAGGGCGGGGACCTGTGGGAGACCCTGGAGCGCCTCGATGAGGCGGGCTGCGCGCGCTACGTGGTCACCGACGTCAACCGGGACGGCACCCTGACCGGCCCCAACACCGAGCTGCTCACCCAGGTCTGCCAGCGAACTGAGGCCCCGGTGGTGGCCTCGGGCGGAATCGCCCACCTCGATGACCTGGTGGCCCTGCGCGGGCTCGTGCCCCTGGGGGTTGAGGGGGCCATCATCGGCAAGGCCCTCTACCACGGGAACTTCACCCTGGCTCAGGCCCTGGAGGTGGCCGGCCAGGACCCCGACCCACTGGCCAGCGGCCTGCGCTAG
- the amrB gene encoding AmmeMemoRadiSam system protein B, whose amino-acid sequence MSQPPYQSQQVRPPAVAGLFYPAEPSRLRADVEAMLQAARPAGDTEPAGAPAALIVPHAGYVYSGPTAALAWAQAEALRGTVRRVVMLGPTHRVGVRALALPGCRAMDTPLGPVTVEVPPQVEALAAGGLVVTRPDVHAAEHSLEVQLPFLTTVLPEASLVPLAVGRVTPERAAEALRPFLGREDTLVVISSDLSHYLPQAEARRVDDATIGRILALRAGISHEEACGATGVNALLLAAGERGLRPRLLGAATSADTAGTPDRVVGYVAVGFYDPPGS is encoded by the coding sequence ATGAGTCAGCCGCCATACCAGTCCCAGCAGGTGCGCCCACCAGCGGTGGCGGGCCTGTTCTACCCCGCCGAGCCCTCCCGCCTGAGAGCCGATGTGGAGGCCATGCTCCAGGCGGCGAGGCCCGCCGGTGACACCGAGCCCGCCGGCGCCCCGGCGGCCCTCATCGTCCCCCACGCCGGCTACGTCTACTCGGGTCCCACCGCCGCCCTGGCCTGGGCGCAGGCCGAGGCCCTGCGCGGGACGGTCCGCCGGGTCGTCATGCTGGGGCCCACGCACCGGGTGGGAGTGCGCGCCCTCGCCCTGCCCGGCTGCCGGGCCATGGACACCCCGCTGGGCCCCGTGACGGTGGAGGTCCCGCCCCAGGTCGAGGCCCTGGCCGCCGGCGGACTGGTGGTCACCCGACCCGATGTCCACGCCGCCGAGCACTCCCTGGAGGTCCAGCTCCCCTTCCTGACCACCGTCCTGCCGGAGGCGAGCCTCGTGCCCCTGGCCGTGGGCCGGGTCACCCCGGAGCGCGCCGCTGAGGCTCTGCGCCCCTTCCTGGGTCGCGAGGACACCCTGGTGGTCATCAGCTCCGACCTGTCCCACTACCTGCCCCAGGCGGAGGCCCGGCGGGTCGATGACGCGACCATTGGACGCATCCTGGCGCTACGCGCCGGCATCAGCCATGAGGAGGCCTGCGGCGCCACCGGCGTGAACGCCCTCCTGCTGGCCGCCGGTGAGCGGGGCCTGAGGCCCCGCCTGCTGGGCGCGGCGACCTCCGCGGACACCGCCGGCACCCCGGACCGGGTGGTGGGCTATGTCGCCGTCGGCTTCTACGACCCTCCGGGCTCATGA
- a CDS encoding integrase catalytic domain-containing protein, whose protein sequence is MGSELSMGARAEITRKYATAYARASKGDKGRMLDEVCAVTGWSRDNARRRLTQAAKRPGGAKKEAPRPRGRKYSYDALKVLQKVWAASGGQCGKYLAASMPLLLDLLQSHGELDDEPRYTPQVRAELEAMSAATIDRYLAPVRAKDPVRGISTTKAGPLLRNSITIRKAGDEIEAAPGFFEVDTVAHCGPVLKGEFARTLNMTDVLTGWVFTRTMRNNAEKHIIAALDAAIDAVPFPLLGMDFDNGSEFINHGVVAWAGNLGIYFTRARPYRKNDQATIESKNNHLVRRYGFYYRYDTDTERATLNRLWSLVDDRLNFLTPTRKPVGWGTDKAGRRKRLYDAPATPLERLLSTDALTGQHKDELIAYRDSLNPAKIARRIHDLQASLIMQAKTKTDELYAAQIPSALPDVHHSIRVKKASRHPTRFAGIPT, encoded by the coding sequence GCGATAAGGGGCGGATGCTCGACGAGGTGTGCGCGGTGACTGGCTGGAGCCGGGACAACGCGCGCAGGCGCCTGACCCAGGCCGCCAAGCGCCCTGGCGGGGCCAAGAAGGAGGCGCCCAGGCCCAGGGGCCGCAAGTACTCCTATGACGCCCTGAAGGTCCTGCAAAAGGTGTGGGCGGCCAGTGGCGGGCAGTGCGGCAAGTACCTGGCGGCGTCCATGCCGCTGCTGCTCGACCTGCTCCAGTCCCACGGGGAGCTGGATGACGAGCCCCGATACACGCCCCAGGTGCGGGCAGAGCTGGAGGCCATGAGTGCGGCGACCATCGACCGGTACCTGGCCCCAGTACGCGCCAAGGACCCCGTCCGGGGGATCAGCACCACCAAGGCCGGGCCGCTGCTGCGCAACTCGATCACCATCCGCAAGGCCGGTGACGAGATCGAGGCCGCCCCGGGGTTCTTCGAGGTCGACACCGTCGCCCACTGCGGCCCGGTCCTCAAGGGCGAGTTCGCCCGGACCCTGAACATGACCGACGTGCTCACCGGGTGGGTGTTCACCCGCACGATGCGCAACAACGCGGAGAAGCACATCATTGCCGCCCTGGACGCAGCCATCGACGCCGTCCCGTTCCCGCTGCTGGGCATGGACTTCGACAACGGCAGCGAGTTCATCAACCACGGGGTCGTGGCATGGGCCGGCAACCTGGGCATCTACTTCACCAGGGCCCGGCCCTACCGCAAGAACGACCAGGCGACCATCGAGTCCAAGAACAACCATCTCGTGCGCCGCTACGGCTTCTACTACCGGTACGACACCGACACCGAGCGCGCCACCCTGAACCGCCTGTGGTCCCTGGTCGACGACCGCCTCAACTTCCTGACACCCACCCGCAAGCCCGTCGGGTGGGGCACCGACAAGGCCGGGCGGCGCAAGCGCCTCTACGACGCCCCCGCCACCCCGCTGGAGCGGCTCCTGTCCACTGATGCCCTGACCGGCCAGCACAAGGATGAGCTGATCGCCTACCGCGACAGCCTCAACCCCGCCAAGATCGCCAGGCGCATCCACGACCTTCAGGCCTCCCTGATCATGCAGGCCAAGACCAAGACCGACGAGCTCTACGCCGCCCAGATCCCCAGCGCCCTGCCCGACGTCCACCACAGCATCCGCGTCAAGAAAGCCTCCCGACACCCCACCCGTTTTGCGGGCATTCCTACATGA
- a CDS encoding CDP-alcohol phosphatidyltransferase family protein, whose amino-acid sequence MVSLYGLKHWYTRRLGLFVRASVRRGISPDVWTAVGVLAAAAGCAALIMGWWPLAFILLAARLGGANLDGAVARARGVSRPFGFVLNELGDRLSDLLIMAGLVGLALRQGAGQGTVALTLVALAAATLPTFVSLSAAGAGAPRLNGGPFGKTERCLAAVVACALPQYLAAIAWLIIAGSLLTATTRLVRTARTLSGATGPALADLSAPTPPDDIARLGGDGSRP is encoded by the coding sequence GTGGTTTCGCTTTACGGCTTGAAGCATTGGTACACGCGCAGACTGGGCCTCTTCGTCAGGGCATCGGTGCGCCGCGGCATCTCCCCCGATGTCTGGACCGCCGTCGGCGTGCTGGCCGCCGCGGCCGGGTGCGCCGCGCTCATCATGGGCTGGTGGCCCCTGGCCTTCATCCTGCTGGCGGCCAGGCTCGGCGGCGCGAATCTCGACGGCGCGGTCGCCCGCGCCCGTGGGGTCTCCCGGCCCTTCGGCTTCGTCCTCAATGAGTTGGGTGACCGCCTGTCCGATCTGCTCATCATGGCGGGGCTGGTGGGGCTGGCCCTGCGGCAGGGCGCTGGCCAGGGCACAGTGGCGCTGACCCTGGTGGCCCTGGCAGCGGCCACGCTGCCGACCTTCGTCTCCCTCAGCGCCGCGGGAGCCGGGGCTCCCAGGCTCAACGGCGGGCCCTTCGGCAAGACCGAGCGCTGCCTGGCCGCCGTGGTGGCCTGCGCCCTGCCCCAGTACCTGGCGGCGATCGCCTGGCTGATCATCGCCGGCTCCCTGCTGACGGCCACCACTCGCCTGGTGCGCACCGCCCGCACCCTGTCGGGGGCCACGGGTCCGGCCCTGGCCGACCTCTCGGCTCCCACCCCTCCCGATGACATCGCCCGACTGGGCGGCGACGGGAGCCGGCCGTGA
- the hisB gene encoding imidazoleglycerol-phosphate dehydratase HisB produces the protein MSRTARITRATSESSVVVELDLDGTGATQISTSVPFYDHMLTALGKHSLIDLSVSATGDTHIDVHHTVEDTAICIGQALGQALGDKRGIRRFGQASVPLDEALATAVVDISGRPYLVHEGESEAFVHHLIGGHFTGSMVRHVLEAIAYHAGICLHVRVISGRDPHHIAEAEFKALARALRAAVEPDPRVDGIPSTKGAL, from the coding sequence ATGAGCCGCACCGCCCGCATCACGCGCGCCACGAGCGAGTCCAGCGTCGTCGTCGAGCTCGACCTCGACGGGACCGGAGCCACGCAGATCTCCACCTCCGTGCCCTTCTACGACCATATGCTCACCGCACTGGGCAAGCACTCCCTGATCGACCTGAGCGTGAGCGCCACGGGCGACACGCATATCGATGTCCACCACACCGTGGAGGACACCGCCATCTGCATCGGACAGGCCCTGGGCCAGGCCCTGGGGGACAAGCGGGGCATCCGGCGATTCGGCCAGGCCAGCGTCCCGCTGGACGAGGCGCTGGCCACAGCCGTGGTCGACATCTCCGGGCGCCCCTACCTGGTGCACGAGGGGGAGTCGGAGGCCTTCGTCCACCATCTCATCGGCGGGCACTTCACCGGATCCATGGTCCGTCACGTCCTGGAGGCCATCGCCTACCACGCCGGGATCTGCCTGCATGTGCGCGTCATCTCCGGCCGTGACCCCCACCACATCGCCGAGGCGGAGTTCAAGGCCCTGGCCCGGGCCCTGCGGGCCGCCGTCGAGCCCGATCCGCGCGTCGACGGGATCCCCTCCACGAAGGGAGCGCTGTGA
- a CDS encoding phosphatidate cytidylyltransferase: MSPASAAPALTGVVDWLLGDERSWTLVVPGAGWVLTGRAVFLAAAAIAILVVAGIGVAISGKAELRRRWTTWAIIIPTVGIPIWVGRGTTALLAALLALQAVRELARLTRLPRPETALLALLAVVYPLAAWLRPGLMGLAPLMVLVCAMPAVLAGDAEHGVRRATIAGFSSVWIPWSLAHLVVLWQDAFLIAFAAAAADVAAWTGGTFLRRFAWARRPLSPLSPLSPNKTVGGLAGAMIGSVLILTLLGQITPGLVIAVGLGGVLGDLLESLVKRTAGVKDAGSWLPGFGGLLDRVDSLLLVLPLAAVLG; encoded by the coding sequence GTGAGCCCCGCATCGGCCGCCCCGGCACTGACCGGGGTGGTGGACTGGCTGCTGGGTGATGAGCGCAGCTGGACCCTTGTGGTCCCCGGCGCCGGCTGGGTGCTCACCGGACGGGCGGTCTTCCTGGCGGCCGCGGCCATCGCCATCCTGGTGGTGGCCGGCATCGGCGTGGCCATCTCCGGCAAGGCGGAGCTGCGCCGCCGCTGGACGACGTGGGCCATCATCATCCCCACCGTGGGGATCCCCATCTGGGTGGGGCGCGGGACGACGGCGCTGCTGGCCGCCCTCCTGGCCCTCCAGGCCGTGCGCGAGCTGGCCCGGCTCACGCGCCTTCCCCGGCCGGAGACCGCCCTGCTGGCGCTGCTGGCCGTGGTCTATCCCCTGGCCGCCTGGCTGCGCCCCGGGCTCATGGGCCTGGCCCCGCTCATGGTTCTGGTCTGCGCCATGCCCGCAGTCCTGGCCGGGGATGCCGAGCACGGGGTGCGCCGCGCCACGATCGCCGGATTCTCCTCGGTGTGGATCCCCTGGTCGCTGGCGCATCTGGTGGTGCTGTGGCAGGACGCCTTCCTCATCGCCTTCGCCGCCGCTGCCGCTGATGTGGCGGCCTGGACCGGGGGCACCTTCCTCCGGCGCTTCGCCTGGGCCAGGCGCCCCCTGTCCCCCCTGTCCCCCCTGTCCCCCAACAAGACGGTGGGCGGCCTGGCGGGGGCCATGATCGGATCCGTGCTCATCCTGACCCTCCTGGGACAGATCACCCCGGGCCTGGTGATCGCCGTCGGCCTGGGAGGAGTCCTGGGAGATCTCCTGGAGTCCCTGGTCAAGCGCACCGCGGGGGTCAAGGACGCCGGCTCCTGGCTCCCGGGCTTCGGGGGACTGCTGGACCGTGTGGACTCCCTCCTGCTGGTGCTGCCCCTGGCCGCTGTCCTGGGATAG
- a CDS encoding lysophospholipid acyltransferase family protein: MPSLPQLPGPADLASAGRRLRSIVRTPQKVTWRAVARQRFWSAIIAPFGGVHVEGEFDTGGPYVVVANHGSHADTIAMMSASPTLMRVVTVAAQDYWFTKGSRRAIARGLLGAYPVRRDGEGAYEELRSALAPRVAESMSVLIFPEGTRSQDGQVGHFHSGAARLARDFGIPVLPVALVGSREMMPKRGGPPCYSPVEVRVGAPIEPSEDVSAVSQEARDQIVEMLQRPRRPVPVSDLHTVIRQAMTGARGDALMFAWGLAEAVSFPIMAEMSQVWLGLTRPKQLWRRAGFVVAGSVTGVAITHLLTRAGHRPPAPWTTPSMEAAASRYLERGARGYWHQALTGIPVKLFAAESGRRDLPLGPVLVHASGERAARMAAFTAAVAALERPLGPITRQHYGPYLLTTGAVFSTALHRIIKHWQSRPSGR; encoded by the coding sequence ATGCCCTCCCTCCCCCAGCTGCCCGGCCCGGCCGACCTCGCCTCAGCCGGTCGCCGTCTGCGCTCCATCGTGCGCACGCCCCAGAAGGTCACCTGGCGAGCCGTGGCGCGCCAGCGCTTCTGGTCGGCGATCATCGCGCCCTTCGGCGGGGTCCACGTCGAGGGGGAGTTCGATACCGGCGGGCCCTACGTCGTCGTGGCCAATCACGGCTCGCATGCCGACACCATCGCCATGATGAGCGCCTCGCCCACGCTCATGCGCGTGGTCACCGTGGCCGCGCAGGACTACTGGTTCACCAAGGGCTCGCGCCGGGCCATCGCCCGGGGCCTGCTGGGGGCCTATCCGGTGCGCCGTGACGGCGAGGGCGCCTATGAGGAACTGCGCTCGGCCCTGGCGCCCCGGGTGGCCGAGTCCATGAGCGTGCTCATCTTCCCCGAGGGGACGCGCAGTCAGGACGGGCAGGTCGGCCACTTCCACTCCGGGGCGGCCCGGCTGGCGCGGGACTTCGGCATCCCGGTGCTCCCCGTGGCCCTGGTGGGCTCCCGGGAGATGATGCCCAAGCGGGGCGGCCCGCCCTGCTACTCCCCCGTGGAGGTGCGCGTGGGCGCTCCCATCGAGCCCAGCGAGGATGTCTCCGCGGTCAGCCAGGAGGCCCGCGACCAGATCGTGGAGATGCTCCAGCGCCCCCGCCGCCCGGTCCCGGTCTCCGACCTGCACACGGTGATCCGCCAGGCCATGACCGGCGCCAGGGGCGATGCCCTCATGTTCGCCTGGGGCCTGGCCGAGGCCGTGTCCTTCCCGATCATGGCCGAGATGAGCCAGGTGTGGCTGGGGCTGACCCGCCCCAAGCAGCTGTGGCGCCGGGCCGGATTCGTGGTGGCGGGCTCGGTGACCGGTGTGGCCATCACCCACCTGCTGACCCGGGCCGGGCACCGTCCACCGGCGCCGTGGACGACGCCGTCCATGGAGGCGGCGGCCTCCCGCTACCTGGAGCGCGGGGCGCGCGGCTACTGGCACCAGGCCCTGACCGGCATCCCCGTCAAGCTCTTCGCCGCCGAGTCGGGGCGGCGCGACCTCCCCCTGGGGCCGGTCCTGGTGCATGCCAGCGGGGAGCGGGCGGCGCGGATGGCCGCCTTCACGGCGGCCGTCGCGGCCCTGGAAAGGCCCCTGGGGCCGATCACGCGCCAGCACTACGGCCCCTACCTGCTGACCACCGGGGCCGTCTTCTCCACGGCACTGCACCGCATCATCAAGCACTGGCAGTCCCGGCCCAGCGGGCGCTGA
- a CDS encoding histidinol-phosphate transaminase — MTILPIRPGLEDETPYGAPELEVPARLNVNENPHPPSQAVIDDIAQAVARAAGGLNRYPDRDFPALRQALADYLGAESGVRLAGEQIWAANGSNEVMLHVLQAFGGPGRACLSFTPTYSMYPEYARDTLTDYVTVERRPDFSIDLEAAGERMRELRPAVVIVTSPNNPTGTALPAADLREILAVARGSGPAGADGAETDCVVIVDEAYAEFRRPGVPSALELLADNPHLAVTRTMSKAFGAAGLRLGYLAASRELVDVLRIVRLPYHLSAITQAAALAALAHREELMGQVASLRAERDGLVDWLRAQGLTAHESDANFVLFGPFADRRAVFERLLADGVLIRVVGPEGFLRVSVGTPEEMRAFRDSLGAVLTAG, encoded by the coding sequence GTGACCATCCTTCCCATCCGTCCCGGGCTTGAGGACGAGACCCCCTACGGCGCCCCCGAGCTGGAGGTGCCCGCGCGTCTGAACGTCAACGAGAACCCCCACCCGCCCAGCCAGGCGGTCATCGACGACATCGCCCAGGCCGTGGCCCGGGCCGCCGGCGGGCTCAACCGCTACCCGGACCGCGACTTCCCGGCCCTGCGCCAGGCCCTGGCCGACTACCTGGGCGCCGAGTCGGGCGTGCGCCTGGCCGGTGAGCAGATCTGGGCGGCCAACGGCTCCAATGAGGTCATGCTCCACGTCCTGCAGGCCTTCGGCGGGCCGGGGCGGGCCTGCCTGTCCTTCACCCCCACCTACTCCATGTACCCCGAGTACGCCCGCGACACCCTGACCGACTACGTGACCGTGGAGCGCCGCCCGGACTTCAGCATCGACCTCGAGGCCGCCGGTGAGCGCATGAGGGAGCTGCGCCCCGCCGTGGTCATCGTCACCAGCCCCAACAATCCCACCGGAACTGCCCTTCCCGCCGCCGACCTGCGGGAGATCCTCGCCGTCGCCCGGGGCAGTGGCCCGGCCGGGGCCGACGGCGCTGAGACGGACTGCGTGGTCATCGTCGACGAGGCCTATGCCGAGTTCCGCCGCCCCGGCGTGCCCAGCGCCCTGGAGCTGCTGGCCGACAACCCGCATCTGGCGGTGACCCGCACCATGTCCAAGGCCTTCGGGGCCGCCGGGCTGCGACTGGGGTACCTGGCCGCCTCCCGCGAGCTGGTCGATGTGCTGAGGATCGTGCGCCTGCCCTACCACCTGTCGGCCATCACCCAGGCGGCCGCCCTGGCCGCCCTGGCCCACCGCGAGGAGCTCATGGGGCAGGTCGCCTCCCTACGCGCCGAGCGCGATGGCCTGGTGGACTGGCTGCGCGCCCAGGGGCTGACCGCCCATGAGTCCGACGCCAACTTCGTGCTCTTCGGGCCCTTCGCCGATCGCCGTGCCGTCTTCGAGCGCCTCCTGGCCGACGGCGTCCTCATCCGGGTCGTGGGTCCCGAGGGCTTCCTGAGGGTCAGCGTCGGCACGCCGGAGGAGATGCGGGCCTTCCGCGACTCGCTCGGCGCCGTGCTGACGGCGGGCTGA